In Mytilus trossulus isolate FHL-02 chromosome 6, PNRI_Mtr1.1.1.hap1, whole genome shotgun sequence, a single window of DNA contains:
- the LOC134721250 gene encoding zinc finger protein 845-like, with protein MDEDDDMHICLVCQATVVGLINYVNHKKYECPGRKNADKGVKTAKPVQAVSQPTYTQGEPATQSFMQLLSPTDSQYSQSPMFASHIDSPAQITTSQQFAQSPLHTTSQLFSVSSSPSHGVGYTTQISFSDEIGPVMSLQQNTDLPSPPASGMNHNDKVSTSQASIEISPIQTNRLSSSPSQGRQPLTVDPNEQYLTLPSGGFSPSGNVMNPNVVMSPEGSDFFSSLALQKKSEKVETHQNENKDSLTADLPIANILNSLDLYDEDLDFVFADDNFLQDAFTDESDDDSFPPPNHTHGKWKPGEGPSHHSKVLWQPGRRPMHPSKGKWRPGEMPGKAKGKLKSHILARQQENAKEEEEKNQTRVAYKKRNEYKCQYCDITFSNRFVFSSHCQKPEHKRNVSNYDRIEEAVKSLDVIEWKNDTNENNKKIKLDNEIKEERSSPDNDNREALDENKSVELEKPSSEVEKKKHEPPVYICSVCDKKFDSKYTMARHLLSTYHKNRITGNPDTIKVLEQYHKYIVWLSPYQCTICQFYFNRNDDFMEHLKSEDHKLQCEGLDGEIMCSTCKFSCHDNGSLLRHIENNGIHKQAAKKGNKPCIIKEKNYDTVCKYCKKRLHSKLHMKRHMRSQHFKEYAEYESTCKLCDKFFFDTYTYKRHMATGQHKLRAEQRQASGNAAKEEKPEVFNEGVNRTRINRKVEKPYKLAKKNTKSINKSFKCEYCDFVASQYNELRPHYMESHANHVFVCELCDLTFITEKARKVHFAGIKHQTNLRKSEGNPESLILQCDYCDRRFEDEKLKLFHTEVYHLHPNSEESLKDKLGRGDVTTLMYRDFLSTIDQVEDERIQCLECPKTIMKDYILEHLRSHSGDKPYKCRYCSSGFAAPLSLRRHLMSHVGLADRKCEICGKEFKKYGSYREHMTKHCLEENNASKLICDVCGQEFLLQKQLTTHMRRHGEKKFKCTYEGCRWAFYLYNELKAHYRSHTGERAYLCDICGYAAGTKNRLNRHHHTHTGERAHHCEYCNYKAGTRTHLRRHMRIHIGSKPYKCPYCPYSCNTHENIRKHISKTKKHAGLPIYPCKFCDYGTSNTVDFRFHLEQKHKGEFNFKASDGLAIIAGLYKKDDDPAKPLEGTEIFQVRERKIKTERQPRQKQKKQPIHFVDTKYDIPEENKIEVAQYQVNNEDFHNQTEIVDVHVTHEQWPAYTTQAKITPISSDMQSYQNVIEPSYSGQISSVGYFMPVTTPSNTVTVESSLIPQPPALQVDVVANGIKFHYD; from the coding sequence ATGGACGAAGATGATGATATGCACATTTGTTTGGTCTGTCAGGCGACAGTGGTAGGACTAATAAATTACGTCAATCACAAAAAGTATGAATGTCCTGGAAGAAAAAATGCAGACAAAGGCGTGAAGACGGCCAAACCAGTGCAAGCTGTATCCCAACCTACATACACACAAGGGGAGCCAGCTACTCAATCTTTCATGCAGTTATTATCACCTACTGATAGTCAGTACTCACAATCTCCCATGTTTGCTAGTCACATAGATAGTCCAGCACAAATTACTACCAGTCAACAATTTGCTCAGTCGCCATTGCATACTACTAGCCAATTGTTTTCTGTGAGCTCTTCTCCAAGCCATGGAGTAGGTTACACAACTCAAATCTCATTTAGCGATGAAATTGGCCCTGTGATGTCATTACAACAAAATACTGATCTTCCGTCACCTCCTGCATCAGGGATGAATCATAACGATAAAGTGTCAACATCCCAGGCTTCAATCGAAATTTCACCAATCCAGACCAACAGGTTAAGCAGCTCACCGTCACAAGGAAGACAGCCACTGACAGTTGACCCCAACGAGCAGTATTTAACACTTCCATCAGGAGGTTTTAGTCCATCTGGAAACGTCATGAATCCAAATGTTGTCATGAGCCCAGAAGGGTCtgatttcttttcttctttagCATTACaaaagaaaagtgaaaaagtagaAACACACCAGAATGAAAACAAGGATAGTTTGACCGCTGACTTACCAATAGCTAACATTCTCAATAGTTTGGACTTGTATGATGAAGATTTAGATTTTGTGTTTGCAGACGACAACTTTCTGCAAGATGCTTTCACTGACGAATCTGATGACGACAGTTTTCCTCCACCCAATCATACTCATGGAAAGTGGAAACCAGGAGAGGGGCCGTCACATCACTCTAAAGTGTTATGGCAGCCAGGTAGAAGACCAATGCATCCATCAAAAGGGAAATGGAGGCCTGGTGAAATGCCTGGAAAGGCAAAAGGCAAGTTAAAGTCTCATATCCTGGCAAGACAGCAAGAAAATgctaaagaagaagaagagaaaaatcaaACAAGGGTAGCCTATAAGAaaagaaatgaatataaatgCCAGTATTGTGACATAACATTTTCAAATCGGTTTGTTTTTTCAAGCCATTGCCAGAAACCAGAACATAAGAGAAATGTTTCAAACTACGATAGAATAGAAGAGGCTGTCAAGAGTCTTGATGTGATAGAATGGAAAAATGATaccaatgaaaataataaaaaaattaaacttgacAACGAAATAAAAGAAGAAAGATCGAGTCCGGATAATGACAATAGGGAAGCTTTggatgaaaataaatctgtagAACTCGAAAAACCAAGTAGTGAAGTAGAAAAGAAGAAACATGAACCTCCTGTTTATATTTGTTCTGTCTGTGACAAAAAGTTCGATAGCAAGTACACAATGGCACGTCATCTTCTGTCGACTTACCACAAAAATCGTATAACAGGAAATCCAGATACCATCAAAGTTTTAGAACAATATCACAAATATATAGTCTGGCTTAGCCCTTACCAATGTACaatttgtcagttttatttcaATAGGAATGATGATTTCATGGAACATTTGAAGTCTGAGGATCATAAATTACAGTGTGAGGGTCTCGATGGTGAAATTATGTGCAGCACTTGTAAATTTAGTTGCCATGACAATGGCTCTTTACTTCGTCATATTGAGAATAATGGCATCCATAAGCAAGCTGCAAAGAAGGGAAATAAGCCATGTATAATCAAGGAAAAGAATTATGATACTGTTTGTAAATATTGCAAGAAGAGATTGCATTCTAAATTACATATGAAAAGACACATGCGTTCCCAACATTTCAAAGAATATGCTGAATATGAATCAACATGCAAATTATGCGACAAATTTTTCTTCGATACTTACACATACAAACGTCACATGGCCACGGGTCAGCATAAATTACGAGCAGAACAAAGACAGGCATCAGGAAATGCTGCTAAGGAAGAAAAGCCAGAGGTCTTCAATGAAGGAGTTAACAGGACCAGAATTAATCGGAAAGTTGAAAAGCCGTATAAATTGGCGAAAAAGAATACCAAGAGTATAAATAAAAGCTTCAAATGTGAATATTGCGACTTTGTTGCGTCACAGTACAATGAGCTGAGGCCGCACTACATGGAAAGCCATGCAAACCATGTGTTCGTTTGTGAATTGtgtgatttaacttttataaCGGAGAAAGCACGAAAAGTTCACTTTGCTGGAATCAAACATCAAACAAACTTGAGAAAATCTGAAGGAAATCCCGAATCATTGATTCTTCAGTGTGATTATTGTGATAGAAGATTTGAagatgaaaaattgaaattgtttcaTACAGAAGTTTACCATTTACATCCTAATTCAGAAGAATCTTTGAAAGACAAACTAGGTCGCGGTGATGTGACAACTTTGATGTATCGTGACTTCCTGTCAACAATTGATCAAGTAGAAGATGAAAGAATTCAGTGTCTGGAATGTCCGAAGACCATTATGAAGGACTATATCCTAGAACATTTACGATCACATTCAGGGGATAAGCCATATAAATGTCGTTATTGCAGTTCAGGTTTTGCTGCACCACTTTCTCTTAGAAGACATTTAATGTCACATGTAGGTTTGGCAGACAGAAAATGTGAAATTTGTGGTAAAGAGTTCAAGAAATATGGTTCTTATAGAGAACATATGACAAAACACTGTCTTGAAGAGAACAACGCTAGCAAACTTATTTGTGATGTCTGTGGACAGGAATTTCTATTACAAAAACAATTGACTACACATATGAGAAGACACGGAGAGAAGAAATTCAAGTGTACCTATGAAGGATGCCGTTGGGCATTCTATTTATACAATGAACTTAAAGCTCATTATAGGTCACATACTGGCGAGAGAGCTTATCTTTGCGACATTTGTGGATATGCTGCTGGAACAAAAAATCGTCTAAACCGTCACCATCACACACATACGGGAGAAAGAGCTCACCACTGTGAATATTGTAATTACAAGGCTGGAACACGAACACATCTACGAAGACACATGAGAATACATATAGGTTCTAAACCATACAAATGCCCTTATTGCCCTTATTCTTGCAATACACATGAGAACATCAGGAAACATATATCCAAAACTAAGAAACATGCAGGACTGCCAATCTATCCCTGTAAATTTTGTGATTATGGCACGAGTAATACAGTTGATTTCCGTTTTCACTTGGAGCAGAAACATAAAGGagaattcaattttaaagcaaGTGATGGATTAGCTATCATTGCTGGATTGTACAAAAAGGATGATGATCCGGCCAAACCTTTAGAAGGAACAGAAATATTTCAGGTACGAGAGAGAAAGATCAAAACTGAAAGGCAGCCTcgtcaaaaacaaaagaaacaacctATCCATTTTGTGGACACAAAATATGATATCCCCGAAGAAAACAAGATTGAAGTAGCTCAGTATCAGGTGAATAATGAAGATTTCCACAATCAGACAGAGATTGTAGATGTTCATGTTACACATGAGCAGTGGCCAGCTTATACGACACAGGCAAAAATCACACCAATTTCATCAGACATGCAGTCCTACCAGAATGTAATTGAACCAAGTTATTCTGGACAGATATCTTCTGTTGGATATTTTATGCCCGTGACAACTCCCTCAAATACTGTCACCGTAGAAAGTTCGTTGATTCCACAACCTCCAGCCTTACAAGTTGATGTTGTAGCTAATGGTATTAAATTTCACTAtgattaa